The Microplitis mediator isolate UGA2020A chromosome 10, iyMicMedi2.1, whole genome shotgun sequence genomic sequence AATCACGACTctgttgttaaatttttactcagtAAAGGAGCTAATCAGACCCTTGCGACGGaggtaaatataaataaatccagTTGtgcaaatataatttaaaatttaatacacggaaaaaaaaaactttaaaaattactatttgaaattataacccggaacccggttgtcaatatggggaaaataacaaaaaaataactaaaacaAAGTTCACAGTTCAgcagtttataaatttacgattttatctttattactTTAGGATGGTTTTACACCATTGGCTGTTGCGATGCAGCAGGGGCATGACAAGGTCGTTGCAGTACTCTTGGAGAACGACACGCGAGGTAAAGTGCGACTGCCCGCCCTTCACATTGCAGCTAAAAAGGATGACTGCAAAGCTGCTGCTCTGCttcttcaagtaaaaaatatttcatacttgATTATTATGTTCATAAAACacctataaaaatttataatctgtATTTTAGAACGATCATAATCCCGACGTTACATCGAAAAGTGGTTTTACACCGCTTCACATTGCTGCCCATTATGGCAACGATCGAATCGCCTCTTTGCTTTATGATAAAGGAGCTGACGTCAATTTTGCTGCCAAagtaagatttttatttcttttatctttttcattattaaaatattaaattttcataacgtcaaaagtatataaaagCTTGCAAAAATGATGAGACCAGAgagaataattttatgatataatagtaaaatttaatgtatgtacttattttaaaacttttttttatgtttcattTTAGCACAATATAACGCCTATGCATGTTGCCGCAAAATGgggcaaaataaaaatggtaaatttattaatgagcAAAGGAGCGAATATTGCAGCGAAAACACGCGACGGTTTAACGCCACTTCATTGTGCTGCCCGTGCTGGTCATCACGAAGTCGTAgacattttaattgaaaaaggaGCACCAATTGGttctaaaacaaaaaatggccTGGCACCACTTCACATGGCGTCTCAGGGTGATCATGTGGATGCTGCACGTATATTACTTTATCATCGGGCTCCAGTCGATGAGGTTACAGTTGATTATCTCACAGCACTTCACGTGGCGGCTCACTGTGGTCATGTTCGTGTAGCAAAGCTTTTACTGGATCGTAATGCCGATCCAAATGCTCGTGCATTAAACGGTTTTACGCCTTTACACATtgcctgtaaaaaaaatcgaatcaaGGTTGTGGAATTATTATTGAAGCACAAGGCCAGTATTGAAGCCACCACAGAGTCAGGCCTTACACCTCTGCATGTCGCCAGTTTTATGGGATGTATGAATAttgtgatatatttattacaaaatgaaGCTAGTCCAGACATACCGACCGTGAGAGGTGAAACGCCACTTCATCTAGCTGCACGAGCGAATCAAACTGATATTATCAGGATATTATTGAGAAATGGCGCTCAGGTTGACGCCCGAGCGAGAGAAGAGCAGACACCACTTCATGTTGCTTCTCGTCTAGGTAATGTTGATATTGTTATGCTTTTACTTCAACACGGAGCTGGAGTTGATGCAACTACGAAAGATTTATATACGCCTCTTCATATTGCCGCTAAAGAAGGCCAAGAAGAGGTAAATTTtcatctataaaattttttaaatttaataaaatcaatttaaaattaattataaacatcatattattatttaatttttaggttGCATCTGTTTTATTAGAAAACGGAGCTTCGCTTACTGCTACAACTAAGAAAGGCTTTACTCCACTTCATCTCGCTGCCAAGTATGGTAATATGAATGTTGCGAGATTGTTATTGCAGAAAAATGCACCAGTTGATGCTCAGGGAAAggtagttaaattttttataccactaataacaacaataataataatatttgttcTGATGATTattcaacaaaataattaaattgtttaatatcAGAATGGTGTTACACCTCTTCATGTGGCCTCTCATTATGATCATCAGAACGTTGCCCTTTTATTACTTGAACAGGGCGCGTCACCTCACGCTATGGCTAAGAATGGACACACACCACTTCATATTGCGGCTCGAAAAAatcaagtaattaataaattaaaataacaattaatttttgtagtcattatttaaatattaaaattaaaaattttcctttataatttaatatttttttagatggaTATTGCAACGACTTTATTGGAGTACGGAGCTAAAGCAAATGCAGAATCAAAAGCTGGTTTCACACCGCTTCACCTCAGTGCTCAAGAGGGCCATACAGACATGTCAACGTTATTAATTGAACATAAAGCAGATACGAATCATAAAGCAAAGGTAACATCTTTTATTCAttactttcttttttattgtttaaattatcattaatgaatatacatttcaattttatatagaatggACTCACACCGCTTCATTTATGCGCACAAGAAGACAAGACTAATGTGGCAACAATCCTCGTGAAAAATGGTGCCGAAGTTGATGCTAAAACCAAGGTAAtttattactgtaattaacTTGCtcgaaatatttattcattatgtatacgtatgaaaattatttttaaatacttaaacAAGTTAACACGATATCTATAAACAATAGTAATTGTCCTTGAAGCTATGCCTTTGTTGACAGAATACTTATtgtatttcaaatatatattagtcACAATTTTACTTTCCCCCTTTGAATAATCAACTTCTCTGAGAGagtgaacattttttttttaatttcattttatccaATTAGGCTGGATATACACCCCTACACGTGGCAGCTCACTTTGGTCAAGCAGCAATGGTACGTTTCCTACTGAGAGCTGGCGCAGCGGTCGACAGCAGTACTGGAGCTGGTTACACCCCATTGCATCAGGCTGCACAGCAGGGTCACACGCttgtcattaatttattactcgAAAGTAAAGCCAAACCTAATGCAGTTACTAATGTAAGTTTAATCTTTGaaatcattaatttgaataaatcaaagtctataatatttttgtttacatattttttttttactttttttttgctgtagAATGGACAAACGGCTTTAGCAATCGCACAAAAACTTGGTTATATTAGTGTTGTTGAAACGCTCAAAGTTGTAACAGAAACAATTATTACAACGACACATACGACCacaattgaagaaaaatacaGAGTTCAAGCACCAGAGTCTATGCAGGAAACGTTTATGAGTGATAGTGAAGACGAAGGTGGTAAGtacattttaattcaattgaaaTTCAATTTACATCTTACTTGCCTATTCAAAGTTATAATGATTTATCTTATCTCTATACATAACATAATACTTGTAAattgtgtaaaaatttttcaagcatGGATTTTCATTTATGTATAAAGTTAGATAATCAAAAACTTAACTTTAAAATTggatattaattgaattatttaatatttgatgGTGTCGAAAATTTGTACTAACTGCACGAGATAATTGCATGCTCGATATTGAAAAACaggtagaataaaaattattcaacatTAATTTGCGCGATACTTGAACTTGATCTTatgtactattttttttacttttttttccctaTGTGTATCATACTGAATCCTTAGCTATAAACGGAGTTGTGAATTAtcgaaattgataaaaaaaaaaattattattatttcaaaaaaggagtattaaatattatttttcgtatatttcTGTTAGAAATAGCATGTTCTTCTTGAGTTATTCTTGTTTGTTCCACTTGTCTTCAGTGGAAAGTAACAGCTGAAGAATATTGCGAATgctgaacgaaaaaaaaaaaaaaaaaaaaaaaaaaaaaattcactggatgttttttttttctatactttgattgattaaaattaaaaagaaaaaaaagcgaGTTGAGCTTTTACTCGATAATAAAATGTAGGTGGTGATGAGATCGGCACTGCGGCCATGAATGTGTATGGACAGCCGCCTCACGCGCAACATGTGTACCTCCCTTCCTACTACCAGGGCCAAATGACCTATACTCGTAAGTTTAAGTATCACCAAATGTTGTCACTTCACTATTACTCAATCTCGATGTACCCTCGTATCTTCCCAACACATATATcttatgtatttaattattattattattttatttttcacatcaCCATACAACACAAATATCTCAATCATTTAGCAGTGCATATTTATATAGAACATAAACCAATAAtcgttgttatttatttaattacattaatctCAATTTATGGTAGaatgataaatttacattAGTGTGTAGTTTAATCTTATAAATATTCGGCAatctatcaaaaatatttatatttttttatcatatcacATCGTCATTAATTTTTGGTCAATAgttttaagtaataaatacgGTCTCGTTTATTAGTAGATTATGATACATTTCGTCTGTGGTAAAAGAAATTGAGAGAAGCACTTGAAAAAGTTCTGGATTCTTTCagtcaatatttaatatatatatatatatatatatattttttcgattcacGATTACATGGAAGTCATTCatgatataattataattggcCTTGAAGACGCATGAAGATCATTTATTTAGATatgaaatgataaattatcatGATGTATATAGATGCGAATACTGCCAACAGAGTATATTATGGAGTATAAACTTCATCATAGGTGGTGAATTGAATTAGGACATagtgtaattaatataatttgcaTGTCAAGATGACGATGCAATTGTACACATTGTCATTTTACACTACAGTTGGATAGTCTTGatgttaaattacattttagaGGGGAATTGCATCTAGTGTACATGAAGGTGGTTGatagttgttgttgttgtcgtCGTCATCGTCATATGGTGATGCAGTAGCAACACCCGAGTTTCCCACACCGCCTACCTGTTACATAATCCCTTGGAGTCGTACAGCCTTGTTCTATGGTTCTTATTTTGTGGTGTAGTCAGTTTGACGTGAGCTGGCATGCTGCCAAATTCAAAACGTCGACCGAAATACGTTTAATTTATGTAACGGGAGGTGTAGTAGTAGTATAGTTATTTGAAAAGTACGTACGCACATTGGAGAACCTGGATAATAGAGCAAggccaattaaaaaatataaaataaaactataatatttaaaataaaattgattgtgTTTAACtgactatttttataattaaatttatgacgaAGCTATAAATGCAGGAGTTGATGTTGTGTGTTTACTTTTATACTTGCATTTGCGCACTCAACTAATCTAACGGTACAACTATACTCTATTCCTTACTACCTTATATCAATACCAAGCAATAGAAATATACTAATAGTTGGTTTTTCATGACGCAAAAAATGATCGTCAATGGATTATAATAGTATACTGAAGAGTATAAAGAAGAAATCAGTGGGGAGCAACAGCGCCAAAGATCTCTTCACACAGATGCTAATATAAAATTGGTGTTCTATGAACGTGAGGTCACATTAGTAGACGCGCGCCGATCTTGAATCAATCTACGGTATATCAGTCGCTGTTCCTGAACATCGGGAGCAGGCGTTTTGTTCTGAGTTTAATTGAGATACGAATCAGAACATCATAAGCTCGCGACCAATATAATACATGAGAATAGTTTACTTgttgtgaaaatttaatagtaCACGTCGACCATAAAGAAGAAGAACAAGAagaagttcaaaaaaattttaataaaaatacttctATTGACattatacgaaaaaaaaaaaagtatatgaaATAGTAAATTGTGACAGTGCGTATGTggatttagtttatttaacaaatatttgcTTGATTTGAaccaatataaaattaatttttcgtaatcctaactattttttttttttttttttttttttttataaagaactGTCAgtattaatttcttttatacCCTATCATCGATATTGTAAGTGAACTTCATAATGGCCAAGGACAAGGCAGTAGTGAAGACTCGGAAGAAGCCGAGAAGAATGCCATGCTGCGGGTGCACCCGTAACAGGAACAGCGacatattttgtaattaaatataatgaattttcattagatcttcatttttcattcaaatttcaataaaatagaCGTATTGTGTCATAACATCGTGACTCGTTGGAAAAATTAACGCTGATGTTGTCTTTTAGCGCTTTACTATTATACGCTAATTATCAGagagtattaaatttatttgttgaaaggAAAAAACTTATTCATAGTCATCAAAGGACgtctattgaaatttttatagatacatattttttctttttcatcatGATTAGCATTAGTAGCTGAAATAGaatgtcattttttataaatacataataaacaTCCTGCGCAAAATGCAGTGGAGTAGTGGACGCGGGTAGGTAATTTGATTACATCACGGTCTTTAAGGCGCGCGTCATCGTTGAAACGAATGAAGGAAGCGATTGGTATTCATATCATACATCTGGGTCAGGTAAAGCTTGTGAATACTGTTGTAGATCTTGTTGTAGATATACATTAGTACATACGGTGTGTACTGTTGTAGTAAACAGAAGATAAAATTACAAGATCAACATTGGGGTATATATTAGATTTGGTACATCATTATTAAAGGAATACACAGAGATTAAATGCACATAGCtctattgtaaataaaaaacccTGAACTTTTGACAACAAGCTAGAGAAAATGAATCGTACATGATTCAATGTCTTGGCTAAATGAACGAGGGCGTGAATAAACAATTACAAATGCTCTAGATAATTTATCGCGCTTCATAAAATTCCTCGGTCTTTTATGAGTAAGCATTTTTAAATAGatcgaaattaaatttctgacGTTAAAAAGATACgataatttaaacattatttgtactacaatttattttttttctcttatacTTTTAGATATTGAGCTATTAACATTTAAGAAAAACTATTCTCGTTATGATATTTCGATGATTGTCATTAGCCCATTGGCATAAGACCGAAGGCtgtttgattaataaatttttgtagggTAGTGAAAATATAGGTCGATGGCGatactaaattaaatatttagagaTAAAAaccaaagtaaaaaaacaaaaaaaattaaacactgCTTAAAgcaatgaagaaaaataatttaatcttattaataaaaaataaaatctattcgttttaatattttattattaaatattaacgtatattttttattgttattcatatttatttaaataaaactttttatacgATGTTATTGCGTTGCAcgttttccaatcctcttcaAGACGCCGGTAAGACTTTAACGTAAATTCTTATTGTACGTGCCAAGTTTTTTTTGTCACAGAGAATAACTAGAGAAAAGTCTTtggtctaatatatatatatatatatactaaagtAATAGTAACAGTGGGATTACAAGCATTGAAATTTTGGTTTCATAGATGTTACattcttaattttataatatctttacttgttgaaaaaaatgtgAGCGTGGGTAGTATGAATTCTTGGGTCAATTGAAGttgaaatttatatacttCACATTCTTGACCTGTTCTTTATATTACTACGTACAGCTAGTATATTATTCTAGTGTCAATTAATATACACTATCTATCTATTAATTAGGTTTTTATCTTTTGACAATTGATAATACTAATAGTTGTTTTGTTATCTATTGAggtgtattgaaaaaaaaaatatatatatattcttcaaggttttatttaataattttttatcatcatattTCGGCCGCTATATTAGGATACGAGAATGTATTAGTATAAACAATTCTATGCTGTGCAGATTTTAACTGTTTATTTTCATGAATTCACTAGCAGGAagctattaaattttaaatttcgaaataACACTTCGTTATtcttgacaataaaaataacatttaataatACCGCATCAAGCTAATAttcatattcatattttattcattattatttttatttttacaatagattatttatttgttcataTTATGTAGTTCATAAGCTTTTAGAGTGATTAAATAACAGtggttttagaatttttttttttttaataataattttttatatttttaatttgtagtTTTGTTATCGTTAATAATAAACCATACcatttaaagttattaattaactcttacataacaataacaataataatacagtacatttaaaataggtgattatttattgagatatttttttttttaaacaaaaatataaaaattttcgtaggcGAAGATCCGATGCTTAGCGACCAACAGCAATATCGTTACATGACTGTTGATGACATGAAGTCAATGGGAGACGATTCAATGAGAGTAAACGTCACTGATGATGAGAGGGACAATCGACATTCCGGAGGTCAGTCAATTATGTACTATTAACTTGTctcgaatttttaatttatactctTCCGTTTACTTTACCTATaccaattatattttattttattctttgtcGGTTAACATAACAGGGACCACGGTAACAGATATGATCACTAAAGAAAGCTATCATCGCTCAAATGCAGCGAATCTTAAGCCTGATAATATTGATATCAATAGGCATCCAGTTCACGTTgggtatgtatttttaatttatatattctcatctcattatttaattaaatttcaaacgaTAACCTTTATCATTAAAGTAATTATCAgtatttgattataaaaaagcTATGTATTTAAAGACTTTTATCCAAGCTGATTAAccataaactaaaaaaaattctactctaaaagattcaaaaatacaatttttgtaaattataaaatatacaaatatttccgaatgtaaatatatcaattagtTAACATTAGAGCAATAATGATGTGTATTATAGTGTGATATGGGAGTGTGAGTGTAAATGCAACGTCtggcattaaaaatttttattattaaaacaaaaaaaaattttttcttcttttaaatttatttttactagagGCACTTGTTGATTTatcttgataatttaattcctATCACAATCtaacaatgaaaaaatgaaaattttttttttatcaaaattgtaATGCGTGTGTGGtgtgtgcaaaaaaaaacctagcatgactaataatatttttctctataaaattataatatttaaacaaaaccATTTAACATCTAAATGAAGATATAATGTGACTGAGTGTCTTAGGAAGGACGAAAAATGTAGCACTATACTAAAAATAGAGTAAAGCAATCATGAAAGCGTAACCATATATAATAACAGTAAATCATAGTTCACACCTATAGATATAGAGTTTATATTGTAAACATTAAGTATAGATGGTGGGCCCTATAAGCAAACAAGCTATATACCTATAGCCAATTAGGGAATCCTCAGTCAGCGTGTCTATTTTATGAATACAAATCAAGTACTATTACCGGTGTTTTATACGACCGCACTCAATTCCGTTGCGGGATATTATACTGGTTGGAGTTAGTTCATTCAATATCATTGCGCGTTCATTTCATTCACCAACTTATATTCTCTCGACACTTTTTAACTTTAACATATAACCCGTTTACTCAACTTTTTGCCATTGAAACGAGTAGAGTAAGTCGAGAGACATTCATTTATTCGCAGTCGCTCATCGTGTGTGCCGACTTTTCTCGAGCTCTCTCtcgtgaaatttaatttacctaACGCTCGTAAAATTCATAgtgaatagaaatttttttatctattatatACATTATTGTGATACCCGTTACATTTGTgtaatactttaaaaaaacatcCATTATTTAAGTTGATactttattattgattattactttacttattttgttttgtcttctatttgatttttctttttttttctattaaactTCGCATCTATTGTGATTCATTGTCATCGCTACTGTATCATAAAAGTTTTATGTAGCACAGTAGTTTTAGTTTACTGGGTTCAcaagttttttgtttattcgaagaatttaatataaaagttgTTGCAcgtgtaattataaatatagttttgaaaaagaacaaaaataaatggtaGAGAAAAGCATGAGCACGGTTTAGAAGAATTTATCCTGAATGTAATTATTACGGAGTTCTGTTCCAATACTTAGACCGTCACTAGACTCCTTAAATTGGTCACTGGCAGCCCTTGGTATCGTACCAAAAGGACAAGGAATGTGGAGGGACAGGTATCACCTTTAtatcttattttaattatttattttttaatcttttaatacTTGGACCATgggtttcaaaattatttttatgtataattatttattaatttcatttttttcgttgctgaataatttttttttaataataatttttataacagtatcacttataataaattaagtgaTGCTTTATACacttgttaatatttaaaaaatggtagaagtgcgtaataataattttaaaaaatttaatttaattttaaaaatttttaattacgatacaaaaaatttttctgggtgatttaaattttatttataataaatttgaatcataaaaaaaaaaaattattgacttaTGTGCAAAGCAAAACGAAAGTTGTGACGTCTCCATAAAGTtcagaaaatatgaaaaatggAATCACATTATTGAGGTATAAATAATTAGGATTGCTTGGCAGGAACGCTTCTAGTGGCTGTCAATGTATTGAAGTaccatttatattaattattacttattattattattatttttctttgttattattattttcccctattattatattgtttataatttaagttatCACTTCCTGTGATCAATGAGGCTTAAGACATAGTTCCCTCAATCATCTTGCACAGTGTGAGTGAAATGCTACATTCCAAATCTCAACTAtaatacataattattattgttttatatcaACAAATAGAGTtccttaaattaaaaaaaaaaagttaatcatCCGtctcagcaaaaaaaaaaaaaaaaacatatgttAGACCATTCcccatatattttattaaaaataaaaataaaatactaacgcgtatttttattttgtttccgaTTCTTtctgttattttatttgtgcTCGCAGAATTCCATCATGGAGAAAGTAAGTGAATgagaaaaaaacaacaaaaatttactcCTCCGCCTCATTATTTGTTTTACTTCTTATTAATTGTTCTGTGAcaagatatattttatttatttatttattttaaaaatttttttaaactttatttattatttaaaattcaccgCCGTCACAGTTGTTTACTATTCGTTGCTCGCTCTGCACCACCTTTttcgttttatatatatcgTAGTGGCTGATTAATGCTGCTCATTTAGAATTCCACTTTCCCTTGCAACATTCAAAAGGGCAGTGAATAcatattcacaataattattctggtcaactttaaaaaaaaaaaaaacaataattaaattaacaaaaaattctatttttttaaaaatatgtattcctgttttcaaaaatataataggcGTAGATTAGTTAAATGTATTGATTAATATTGTGTTTAACATATAGTAATCATTAGTCAATCATATTTCATTCATCTGCATATcacaatagtaaaaaaaaaaaaattaaacacatcgtaaacattttataaaaatataaaacgtaCAATATCTATTTATAACACTAAATTAAGcacaaaaaatgttattacacTGCACAATAATTACACATTATAACTtgtaagataattattattatttaaataaatcatagaTACATAATAACGATAAATAATACTGCTTGTATAGTGAATGTAATTACATTATTTACTCACAATTAGTCGCaattataaatagaaattATATTCATTTCAATTAACAACAGTTTAATAATATCCTATGAGTAAATTGTCTTTAATATTAGTCACGATGTCACGTTGAAACACATACAGATATGCTATATGATATAATAATGCAATAGAttacacatatttttttaaatttatttatcaatacatgaattttttattattttgagtaCGGACATAATATGCATTACGTACGCGTGAACTGTGGAACgtaatcaatataattttatgttattatttctcgatgataatcataataacaaaatttaaatagctATGTAAACTGtactgaaattaataatttatctatgattattattctatattctattattaaataatccacatttatttacacttatttttgcatattttaaaatgttaaacaagagacatatattttttcataacatTATAATCAACCTACAGactattgtttaaatttttaatgctgaaaaattatatggaCAAAGCTTTGaatgaagcaaaaaaaaaatttttataatatatttataaagacAATGACTCGTATGCAAGGCACACACaaatgagatatttaaatgtaaaagttttttttataccatACATTGTTTTGTCACATACAGCTTTTTGGTTTCGTTCCTGGTGGATGCTCGTGGTGGAGCAATGCGAGGATGTCGTCACAGTGGTGTACGGGTTATTGTACCACCACGTAAAGCAGCAATGCCAATGAGAATTACCTGCAGATATCTTAAAAGAGATAAATTAACGAATCCACCTCCTTTGATGGAAGGTGAAGCGCTTGCCAGTCGAATACTTGAACTTGGACCAGTTGCCGCAAAATTTTTGgggtataattattattaaattttatctaattatattataattatataaattataaatgttaGATTAAAtcggtattaaaaaaaaaaaaatcgtaggCCTGTTATCATCGAAGTACCACACTTTGCCTCACTTCGAGGTAAGGAGAGAGAGATCGTGATTCTTCGATCAGACAATGGAGAAACTTGGCGTGAGCACACCCTCGAAGCTAGCGAGGAAGCTGTCCAGGATGTGCTTAATGAGAGCTTTGAAGGAGAaggtataaattaaattaattcaataaattgatttattatgatcaagataataaatgttacaattattatattaattataaaaaatatcaatatgaCTTTCTTTGTAGAATTAAGCCAGCTAGAAGATCTTCAAACGTCGCGAATAGTACGTATTCTCACGGTTGATTTTCCCCATTATTTCGCCGTGGTATCACGAGTTAGACAGGAAGTTCACGCTGTCGGACCTGAGGGTGGAACTGTTTCATCATCAGCGGTACCTCAAGTACAAGCTGTTTTCCCGCCAGCAgcacttacaaaaaaaatcagagttGGCCTTCAGGTACgctcatttatttaaaaaaaaaaaaaaaaaaaaaaaaacgtattttcTTGGCGCCTTGGAATTTgatgtatattttaattttttaattatgaccGTAGGCTCATCCAATACCTGCGGAGCTGGTGGCTAAGCTCTTGGGTAATCGTGTGGCAGTATCGCCCATCGTAACTGTCGAACCACGGCGAAGAAAATTCCACAAGCCCATTACATTGACCATACCCGTACCTCAAGCAGCCAACAAGGGCATGATTAATCAGTACTCTGGAGACGCACCAACTTTGAGGCTTCTGTGCAGCATAACTGGTAATATATGCTTGCGCGTAACAATGTAGGAGCGGCCACCAGCCTGACTGAACGATCTCTTTCCgttaataaataagatttGATTGCATTATtatccaataattaattatatagttatttaaatttattatatacacttacagttcatttattatctgtaatataatgattaataatattgttataatttatttttggaagaGAGCTTCGTAGGCCAACTGGTAGCTGCACAAtttatggaacaaaaaaagtttttaaaaaatatggaaaaaatagtaacaaaAGTCGAGTACCATTGTTGTATACATTATCTTGTTGTGATTCATTGTTAATGCT encodes the following:
- the LOC130675416 gene encoding ankyrin-3-like isoform X15; amino-acid sequence: MTGVEEGKGGGGDNDVSATDKVVQQNGAPEKAPVVTGTNMETLPRPGKQSDPSTAFLRAARAGQLEKVLEFLESGVDINASNANGLNALHLAAKDGHSEIVRELLARGAIVDAATKKGNTALHIASLAGQEEVVQLLVQREASVNAQSQNGFTPLYMAAQENHDSVVKFLLSKGANQTLATEDGFTPLAVAMQQGHDKVVAVLLENDTRGKVRLPALHIAAKKDDCKAAALLLQNDHNPDVTSKSGFTPLHIAAHYGNDRIASLLYDKGADVNFAAKHNITPMHVAAKWGKIKMVNLLMSKGANIAAKTRDGLTPLHCAARAGHHEVVDILIEKGAPIGSKTKNGLAPLHMASQGDHVDAARILLYHRAPVDEVTVDYLTALHVAAHCGHVRVAKLLLDRNADPNARALNGFTPLHIACKKNRIKVVELLLKHKASIEATTESGLTPLHVASFMGCMNIVIYLLQNEASPDIPTVRGETPLHLAARANQTDIIRILLRNGAQVDARAREEQTPLHVASRLGNVDIVMLLLQHGAGVDATTKDLYTPLHIAAKEGQEEVASVLLENGASLTATTKKGFTPLHLAAKYGNMNVARLLLQKNAPVDAQGKNGVTPLHVASHYDHQNVALLLLEQGASPHAMAKNGHTPLHIAARKNQMDIATTLLEYGAKANAESKAGFTPLHLSAQEGHTDMSTLLIEHKADTNHKAKNGLTPLHLCAQEDKTNVATILVKNGAEVDAKTKAGYTPLHVAAHFGQAAMVRFLLRAGAAVDSSTGAGYTPLHQAAQQGHTLVINLLLESKAKPNAVTNNGQTALAIAQKLGYISVVETLKVVTETIITTTHTTTIEEKYRVQAPESMQETFMSDSEDEGGGDEIGTAAMNVYGQPPHAQHVYLPSYYQGQMTYTREDPMLSDQQQYRYMTVDDMKSMGDDSMRVNVTDDERDNRHSGGTTVTDMITKESYHRSNAANLKPDNIDINRHPVHVGPSLDSLNWSLAALGIVPKGQGMWRDSFLVSFLVDARGGAMRGCRHSGVRVIVPPRKAAMPMRITCRYLKRDKLTNPPPLMEGEALASRILELGPVAAKFLGPVIIEVPHFASLRGKEREIVILRSDNGETWREHTLEASEEAVQDVLNESFEGEELSQLEDLQTSRIVRILTVDFPHYFAVVSRVRQEVHAVGPEGGTVSSSAVPQVQAVFPPAALTKKIRVGLQAHPIPAELVAKLLGNRVAVSPIVTVEPRRRKFHKPITLTIPVPQAANKGMINQYSGDAPTLRLLCSITGGQSRAVWEDVTGSTPLTFVKDCVSFTTTVSARFWLMDCRNITEATRMATELYTHATHVPFMAKFVVFAKRVDPLEARLRVFCMTDDKEDKTLEHQEHFTEVAKSRDVEVLEGKTQYMEFAGNLVPVMKSGEQLQLPFRAFKENRVPFTARVKDPDAADMVGRIMFMSEPKVAKGEPPQTPICTLNILLPEKISPETGHSELDLLELSKNYSFLRDGGISRPDTIHRATIRLTDIANLLDRDWEKLAEELNVSPVDVDLIKDKHPGKPALQAAAMFKLWQGNGNKVTGNTLEKALNKIGREDIVKKCIFNVELVTDDVEKAVARVRLDQPGFDSLKEELGPSRDSSLRRDGTLGDQKHGFDFDESDQMKDSESVEDLSNIGSVPQKHTKQQHITITNGTVFNGTSTPVKDKYASEEKDLGEDMAEFLQHKYHVTDTMTKKTRDEVDDDNKNRQRVIEDANRLVTDVTEEAAKRAQLLTDQAFTAGKPESDFLQHSEPSYTETTTTEIDPVTNERITRTTRIMTSSLSSTVPVTEEIAGNNELRESMQKVVDQFMTEERRAQ